The stretch of DNA TATTTTTTTACCCATTGAGAAACGAAAGGAAGTTTTTACTTGGTTTTTTATTGAATTCTTAAGGATGAAAGGAAAAACCATTGTGGTCAGTAAATGTGATTTTAAAACGACAACACTTGAACATTTTAGATTAGATAAGGATACTATTTTAAAGGAAAATCATTATGGCGTTCCAGAGCCTATTGAAGCAAAGCGTGTTATGCCAAAGGAATTGGATGTTGTTTTTGTCCCGTTGTTAATTTCAGATTCTAATAAATATAGAGTAGGCTATGGAAAAGGGTTTTATGATCGTTTTTTAGCAGAATGTAGAGAAGATGTTAGAACTATAGGGTTGAATTTTTTTGAGCCAATTGATCACATAACTGATGTGAATTCATATGATGTTTCGTTAAGTGAAGTTGTTTTTAATTCAAATTAAAAGAAAGGTTTTGGTGAATTCATTTAGAGTTTAATAAAGATTAATTAGCTTGTTTAAGCAGGCAGAATTAAGAAAGATTTCTACCTGCTATTATAATTTACTAATGAACAAGCTATGTTTAATTTAGTTAGACTTTCTCTCACGTCTGATTCGAATATCGGGAGAGATCAACATATATACAAGGAAAGTATGGTGGGATTTATAAATCACGACTACTAATTCATGAATCGCATATTATTTATTTTATTGATATATATGGTGTTACGCATGCATAAGGTTTTTTACGCATAATTTCTATAAGAATAGTATTTTAGGTTAAAATTATATGAATTAGCATACAAAAACGATTGAGCCTGTATCAAGTTTTTAATTATTTTGTTCTTTGAATACCTCAGTTTTCATTTGAATTTTATAAAAAAATAAAAGTATGTTTAGAATCATTCTAACAACAAATGATGTAATTTTGTATATTGGAAATAAATTAATTTTATAAGAAAATGTTAGAGTTTTTATCATCAATTTCATGGTGGGTTTGGGTTATCATCGTGTTAGTTTTAGTTGCTATTAGAGATATCTTTTTTAACCCTTATCATACTATTACACATAATTTCCCTATAGTTGGACATATTCGCTACATGTTAGAAAGAATAGGGCCAGAGTTACGCCAATATATTGTTGCAAATAATAGGGAAGAGCGTCCTTTTAATCGAATACAACGTAGTTGGATTTACGCTTCAGCTAAAAAAGAAAACAATTACGAAAGTTTTGGTACTGATCAGGATATTTATCAACACCAATATGTATTCATAAATCCTGCTATGATTCCTTATGAATTGCCTAAAGAACATATTAATCATAAAGAAGCCGATTTTGTACCTTGTGCTAAAGTGATGGGCGCATATCATAAAAGAAAACGTCCTTTTAGACCACGTTCAATAATTAATATTTCAGCCATGAGTTTTGGATCTTTGTCAGCAAAAGCTGTGGAATCCATGAATCGAGGTTCAGAAATGGCAGGTTCGTATCATAATACAGGAGAAGGAGGTCTATCACCTTATCATTCCACAGGTTCTGATGTGATTTTTCATTTTGGAACAGGTTATTTTGGTGTTCGTGGGGAAGATGGAAACTTTTCAATGGAAAAATTGAAAAAATTAGTAGAAGAAAAACCATTTGTTCGTGCTATAGAAATTAAACTTTCTCAAGGAGCTAAACCAGGAAAAGGAGGTGTATTACCAGGAAGTAAAATAACACCACAGATTGCAGAAATTAGGGGAGTGGAAATAGGAAAAGATGTATTGTCTCCAGCTAATCATAAAGCTTTTTCTAATATTCCCGAAATGGTTGAATTTATTGAATCTATTGCAATTGAAACAGGTTTACCTGTAGGAATTAAATCAGCCGTAGGTAAAATGGAACAATGGGAAGAGTTAGCTGAAATTATGGAAACTACTGGGAAAGGTCCTGATTTTATTACGATTGATGGTGGAGAAGGAGGAACAGGTGCAGCACCCCCTGCTTTTGCTAATCATATGTCACTACCTTGGGTATATGCTTTTTCAGATGTATATCAAGTATTTAAAAAGAAAGGACTAACCAATAGAATCGTCTTTATAGGGAGTGGAAAGTTAGGTTTCCCTGCTGAAGCTGCAACTGCTTTTGCTATGGGAGCTGATTGTATTAATGTTGCTCGTGAAGCTATGATGAGTATTGGTTGTATTCAGGCACAAAAATGTCATAACAATCAATGTCCAACTGGAATTGCAACACATAATAAATGGATGCAAGCAGGGATCAATATTCCTATAAAAGCAGAACGATTATCTCAATATTTTAAAACCTTTAGGAAAGAGGTTTTAGCTATTACTCATGCTTGTGGGTATGAACATCCTTCTCAATTTAAAATGAGTGATGTAGATTTAAGTGTTGGAGATAAAAATTTGACAGATAAATTAAATAAAGCTTACGGTTATGATAAAGTAGAAGTTCCTTTTGCCTCTATGAATGAATTGTATGATTGTCAGCATATAGGACATCAGAGTAAATAATATAATAAGAATATGAAGAAAATTAGCATACTATTTATAAGTTTCTTTTTTATCAATTGTAGTTCTTCTTTACATGATTATATGATAGGTAAATGGGAATCAAAGTATGTAGACTTTCATTTTCAACAAGCTGATGGTTTAGTTAATAAGTTTACTGTAAATTTTGATAATCCAGAAGATGAGAATGCAAAAGTTAAAGCATTTTCTGAATATAATCAAGATGGGACGTTTACAGCCCATTATCAAAATGAAAAAGGAGAAAAAATAAACCCAACAAAAGGTACTTGGCAAATTATTCATGATAGTTTAAATATTCAATATGATTCAGGATCGAATCGAGTAAATGCATTCTATAAAATAGTACCAACTTCTTATGGTTTTGAAGCGTATTCACATTACGATTTTGATCATAATGGATTAGTTGATACCCTTTTTATGAAATCGAAACGATTAGATAAAATTAAATAATTAAAAATACATTTATTGAGAAAAAAAGCGATATTTCTTTTCAAGGAATATCGCTTTTGAGTATCAATGCATCATATTATTGAATTAGGGATTGTATTGGTAAACTGTCCTTCCATTTAATGGCTGAACCGGACGGTTATTATTTCCTAAAATCTCATGCATAGAAGTTATTTGTGAAGAAGAGGCTTCTATAGGATTTTGATAAACAAACCAAGTTGCTATTTCAGAACAGGGAGGTGTTGTTAAAGATCCTGAATAGGTATAGTATTGAGCATTAGAAGGTAAAGCATCCTTAATATTAATAATATTTTGAGAAGAATAGCGTTCATCTTTAGTTTTAGGTAAATCATTGAAGAATTGACTTAAAAAAGAATTTTCTTGTCCTTCTTGAACTAATATGCCAATAACAACCAAATTAGAAGTTTGAGGATCTTCATGTACTAAATGAATTTCCATTGGATAATGAACCCCATTTATAGTATGTTCAGAAGGAGTATGAAAATGAAATTGCTCCAACTGATAAGTAATACCATCAATTATGATAGAACTTCCAGAATTGTAATATTGTTCGACAGTATGTCCGTTATTTTCCAGTTCAATTGTTGTAGGTTGATAAGACATGGTAAGGGATTCTAAACTGTTGTTTTGTGTTGTTTCTTGAATGTCAATAGGAGATTGTACCGTTCCAGCACATTCTGAGTAACAATTACTCCAGTTTAAGGGACCATTAATTGCTCCATATCCCCATTCTTCACAAATTGAATTGTTGTCTTTATCATCATCATCACTTTTACATGCAAATAGAATGAATGAGAAAAGACTTAAGTAAATCAAAGATTTCCAATTTTTCATTTTAATAAGTTTTTATTTTAGATGATAAAATTAGAATGTTAATATGTTTGTATTCAGTTATTTATAGTTTTTTAACGTTAAATAACATTCTATTTATCTCATTAAATAAATTAAATGATACATTATTTAAGAAACAGATAATTTTGATAAAAAATTAGACTTTGGAGTTTGTTATTCTTTATAATAAACTCGTTTTACTCGTGGAGAAATAGAAGTTAATACTTCGTATGGAATGGTTTGTTGCCATTGAGCAACTTCTTCTAAAGAAGGATGTTCTCCTAAGAGAATTACAGTATCCCCTTCTTGACATGAAATAGTAGAGATATCAACCATAATCATATCCATACATACGTTGCCAACAATAGGTGCTTTTTGATTGTGAATCCAAACATAACCTACTTGATTACCTTGAAAACGGCTAATTCCATCGGCATAACCAATAGGAATCGTAGCAATAAGCGTTTCTTTTTCAGCTTTAAAACGACGACTGTATCCCACTGTTTCACCTTTTTTTAGTGTTTTTATTTGAGAGATAGTACTTTTTAAGGTACCTACATTTTTAAGATACTGTTGAATTTTAGGGTCAAAATTATAACCGTAGATTCCAATACCTAAACGAACCATATCAAATTGGTATTCACTAAAATGAGATATACCAGAAGAATTTAATATATGCTGAATAGGTTGATATCCTAAAGTGGAGGTAAGCTTTTCATATAAAGTTTGAAACTGTTGAACTTGACCAAGTGTAAAATCTTTTTCTTGAGGAACATCAGCTGTAGCCAAATGTGAGAAAATAGATTGTATATGAAGCCATTCTGTATGTTCTTTTAGAAAAGATTGGAGTTGCTTCATGTCACTTTCTTCAAATCCTAAACGATGCATTCCAGTATCTAATTTTAAATGAATCGGATAGTTTTTTTGATTGGTTTGTTTTAGTTTTTCAATAAAAGATTCTAAAACTCTAAAACTAAATATTTCAGGTTCTAAACGGTTTTCAATAATCGAAATATGACTTGAAGTATCGGCATTCATAACCATAATAGGCATCTGAATTCCCAAATTACGTAAAGTAATTCCTTCATCAGGATATGCTACCCCTAAATAATCAACTTGGTGAAATTTAAGCAAATTGGCAATTTCGTATACGCCACTACCATAAGAAGAAGCCTTAACCATAACCATCATTTTAGTGGTCGGTTTTAACTTTGTTTTAAAGTAATTTAGGTTATGAATTAAATTTTCTAAGTTAATTTCAAAGATAGTTTCATGGGTCTTTTTAATCATTTTTTGAACTACTTTTTCTAGTCCAAAACGACGAGATCCTTTAAAAAGAATAGCTTCATTCTTAAAAATAGATAGATCTGTATTTTCAAGGAAATCTTCAATATTTTTATAATAAAAAGTTGTTTGAGCTAAACTAGTTTGTTTATTGAAATTTCCAATTAAAATAAGATGTTTGAGATTTAATTTTTTGATAATGGAAAAAATACCTTCATCAAAAGAATTAAATTGAGTTAAAATTAATGATTTGGAAGGATATTCTTGATGAGCCAATACATCTAAAGCTATTTTAACAGAATCTAAATCAGCATTGTATACATCAGATATTAAAAGATTTTCATGAATTCCTTCTAGTAATTCTAAACGCATTTTTAGAGGTTGTAATTGACCAATTTTTTGATTAATTCTTCCTTCAGAAAACCCAAAATGTAATAAAGCAACAATGGTTGTTAAAACATTATCAATAGAAGCTTGATCTACAAAAGGAATTTTAAATTTAATATTAAAATGGTTATGGATAGCTTCTACTTTAGTATAATTTCTTCTTTTCTTTAAACGAATAATTCTTAAGTAAGATCGTTCTGAAAAACCCCATGATAAAAGTTTTTTATCGTGAAAACGTTTTGTAATAATTTTAGTAACCCATTTTTTTGAAGAAGGAAAAATAAGGGTATCACAATGGGTAAATAAATTGAGTTTTTCCTCTAGTAATTCTTCTTTTGAGCGAAAATTTTCTTGATGGGCTGTTCCAATATGGGTTAAAATACCTAATTGTGGTTGAATAATCGATTCTAAATGAATCATTTCTCCCACTTGCGAAATTCCTGCTTCGAAAATTCCTAAAGTATGTTTGGCATTAATATTCCATATAGAGAGGGGAACTCCAATTTGTGAATTATAACTTTTAGGACTACGGGCAATTGAAAAATTATCATTTAAACATGTAGATAGCCATTCTTTTACAATGGTTTTTCCATTGCTTCCTGTAATACCAATAGTAGGTAAACTAAATGATTTACGGTGATGTTTTGCTAATGTTTGTAAAGCTTCTAGTGGATTTTGAACCAGAAGAAAACAAGCCTCATTTAAGGTAGAAAAAGAATCCTCTAAATGAGATACTACGAAACATTGAACCCCTTTTTTATAGGCATCTTGAATATACTCATGACCATTTTTTTGACTTCCTTTTAGTGCAAAAAATAAGGTGTTTTGTGAGTTTTCTATAGCTCTCGAATCAATGGAAAGATGAGAAATAGAAGTATTAGATGCTCCAGTAATGGATGCATTGATAATTTGTGCAATATGTTGAATAGAATAATTCAAATCAAGACTGTTCTTTTTTTATTTCATTCCAATAAGCTGCACGACTTAAAGGTTCATATTCTTGTTTTTCTCCTAACATCACGACTTGGTCACCTTCCGCAATTCGGTGAGAATAATGTGCTAAATTCCCTGTTTTTGAACAAACTGCATGAACTTTGGTTACATATTCCGCTGTAGCCATTAGGTAAGGCATGGGGCCAAAAGGTTTTCCTCTAAAATCCATGTCTAACCCTGCTACGATAACACGTTTTCCACTGTTAGCTAGTTGATTACATATTTCTACAATTCCTTCATCAAAAAATTGAGCTTCATCAATTCCAACAACTTCTGCATCAGAAGCTAATAAAAGGATATTTGCAGATGATTCAACAGGTGTACTGCTAATTTCGTTTGAATCATGTGAAACTACTTTTTCTTCATCATATCGAATATCAACAGAAGGTTTGAAAATTTCCACTTTTTGTTTAGCAATTTGGGCACGTTTTAATCTACGTATCAATTCTTCTGTTTTTCCAGAGAACATTGAGCCACAAATTACTTCAATCCATCCGCTTTGTTTTGTATGATTTATCGTGTTTTCAAGAAACATTTTGTACTTTTATAAATTGAAAATAATAAAGGTAAGTTTTGTTATTTTTAGTTGAAAAAACCTATTGAGGTAAAAAAAGTACCTCTTAGTTAAAAAAACTTACGAAAACAAAATTACAAATTTTTGAAAGATATGATAGGTAAAGATATTAACAATGCAAAAGCAGATTTAATGAATGAAATCAAGAAGGTTTGTGAAGAAATTCAAAAAGTACAAACTTTCTCAGGATTAATTAGTTTAGAATCTAGAGTGAGTAAGATGCATGAAAACTTAATTGTTTTAAAATACTTAGATCAACAGTCTATTCTATCTGAACCTATTTTAGAAACTCCAAAAATTGAGGTAGAACCATTGGATGAGATAAAAGAATTAGACGAAAAGAGCAATTTTCCAAATCTAGCTTTAAGTTTGAACGATAAAATTGCGTTTCAAAATCAATTGTTTAATAAAGATAAAAAGCTTTTTGAAGAAGTGGTAACTCAATTAAATAAAAGTAATTCTTTAATAGAAGCGAAAAATATTTTAAAATTTTATGCTGCACAATTTGAATGGACTTCCAAAGAAGACTTTGCTCAACGTTTCGAAGAATTGATTGAAAAAAGGTTTGCATAATGAAGAGTATTTTGTATATTATACCAACACCTATTGGAAACCTCGAAGATATGACGTTTAGAGGTATTCGTCTTTTAAAAGAAGTGGATTTAATTTTAGCAGAAGATACTCGGACTAGTGGGAAGTTATTGAAACATTTTGAGATTACAACTCCTATGAAATCATACCACATGCATAATGAACATAAAATTGTGGAAGGATTGATTGAAGAATTAAAATTAGATCAAAAATTTGCTTTAATTACAGATGCAGGTACACCTGCTATTTCAGATCCAGGTTATTTGTTGGTAAAAGCATGTATTGAAAATAATATAAAAGTAGAATGCTTACCTGGGGCAACAGCTTTTGTCCCTGCTTTGGTAAGCTCTGGATTACCAGCAAATGAATTTGTTTTCTTGGGATTTCTTCCTGTAAAAAAAGGGCGTCAAAAAAAATTGTTGGAATTAAAAGAAGAAACAAAAACAATGATTTTTTACGAATCACCTCATAAATTAAGAAAAACATTACACGATTTTTCGACACATCTTGGAAAAGATCGATGGGTTTCAGTTTCTAGAGAATTAAGCAAACTATATGAAGAACATGTTAGGGGGACATTAGAAGTGGTTATGGAACACTTTGAAGAAAAAAATCCAAAAGGGGAATTTGTTATAATAGTACATGGAAATAAGTCAAAAAAATAGATGGGTTTTAAAACCTGAAGTAGAATCAACCGTTATCAAACATTTAATGAATGAATTAAAAGTTGATGCAAAAATGGCAGAACTTTTAGCTTTGAAAGGTATTCATACATTTGATGCAGCTCATAATTTTTTTAGACCTAGTTTGGAAAGGCTGCATGATCCTTTTTTAATGAAGGATATGTCTATAGCCGTTTCTCGTATTTTAAAGGCAATTAATGAGAAGGAGCATATCATGATTTATGGAGATTATGATGTAGACGGTACTACTTCAGTATCTATGATGTATATGTTTATTTCTTCTTTAAGTAAAAATGTAACACATTATATTCCTGATCGATATGCTGAAGGTTATGGAGTCTCTTTTCAAGGAATTCAATATGCTATTGATAATGATATTTCATTAATTATTTCTTTAGATTGTGGTATAAAAGCTGTAGATAAAGTAAAAATGGCTCAAGATTCATTGATTGATTTTATTATTTGTGATCATCATTTACCTGGAGAGATAATGCCAGAGGCTAAAGCTATTTTAGACCCGAAACAAAAAGATTGTGAATATCCATATAAGGAATTGAGTGGATGTGGAGTAGGTTTTAAATTAATTCAGGCTATTTGTAAAGAATTATCGTTACCTAATAATGTTTATGAACAATATCTTGATTTAGTAGCAGTCAGTATTGCGGCAGATATTGTTCCTATAACAGATGAAAATAGAATACTAGCTTATTACGGATTAAAAAAATTGAAAGAAGATCCTAA from Flavobacteriaceae bacterium UJ101 encodes:
- the MTHFS gene encoding 5-formyltetrahydrofolate cyclo-ligase (KEGG: zpr:ZPR_0180 5-formyltetrahydrofolate cyclo-ligase) is translated as MEKSELRKQYKQKRKQLTEDEIRLRSLDLLRQLKETDVFENQVFHIFLPIEKRKEVFTWFFIEFLRMKGKTIVVSKCDFKTTTLEHFRLDKDTILKENHYGVPEPIEAKRVMPKELDVVFVPLLISDSNKYRVGYGKGFYDRFLAECREDVRTIGLNFFEPIDHITDVNSYDVSLSEVVFNSN
- a CDS encoding glutamate synthase (ferredoxin) (Belongs to the glutamate synthase family.; KEGG: lil:LB_286 glutamate synthase (ferredoxin)) codes for the protein MLEFLSSISWWVWVIIVLVLVAIRDIFFNPYHTITHNFPIVGHIRYMLERIGPELRQYIVANNREERPFNRIQRSWIYASAKKENNYESFGTDQDIYQHQYVFINPAMIPYELPKEHINHKEADFVPCAKVMGAYHKRKRPFRPRSIINISAMSFGSLSAKAVESMNRGSEMAGSYHNTGEGGLSPYHSTGSDVIFHFGTGYFGVRGEDGNFSMEKLKKLVEEKPFVRAIEIKLSQGAKPGKGGVLPGSKITPQIAEIRGVEIGKDVLSPANHKAFSNIPEMVEFIESIAIETGLPVGIKSAVGKMEQWEELAEIMETTGKGPDFITIDGGEGGTGAAPPAFANHMSLPWVYAFSDVYQVFKKKGLTNRIVFIGSGKLGFPAEAATAFAMGADCINVAREAMMSIGCIQAQKCHNNQCPTGIATHNKWMQAGINIPIKAERLSQYFKTFRKEVLAITHACGYEHPSQFKMSDVDLSVGDKNLTDKLNKAYGYDKVEVPFASMNELYDCQHIGHQSK
- a CDS encoding carbonate dehydratase (Reversible hydration of carbon dioxide. Belongs to the alpha-carbonic anhydrase family.; KEGG: nde:NIDE1449 carbonic anhydrase), whose amino-acid sequence is MKNWKSLIYLSLFSFILFACKSDDDDKDNNSICEEWGYGAINGPLNWSNCYSECAGTVQSPIDIQETTQNNSLESLTMSYQPTTIELENNGHTVEQYYNSGSSIIIDGITYQLEQFHFHTPSEHTINGVHYPMEIHLVHEDPQTSNLVVIGILVQEGQENSFLSQFFNDLPKTKDERYSSQNIINIKDALPSNAQYYTYSGSLTTPPCSEIATWFVYQNPIEASSSQITSMHEILGNNNRPVQPLNGRTVYQYNP
- the alr gene encoding alanine racemase (Involved in cell wall formation. Catalyzes the final step in the synthesis of UDP-N-acetylmuramoyl-pentapeptide, the precursor of murein; Belongs to the MurCDEF family. MurF subfamily.; KEGG: cgn:OK18_07670 alanine racemase) gives rise to the protein MNYSIQHIAQIINASITGASNTSISHLSIDSRAIENSQNTLFFALKGSQKNGHEYIQDAYKKGVQCFVVSHLEDSFSTLNEACFLLVQNPLEALQTLAKHHRKSFSLPTIGITGSNGKTIVKEWLSTCLNDNFSIARSPKSYNSQIGVPLSIWNINAKHTLGIFEAGISQVGEMIHLESIIQPQLGILTHIGTAHQENFRSKEELLEEKLNLFTHCDTLIFPSSKKWVTKIITKRFHDKKLLSWGFSERSYLRIIRLKKRRNYTKVEAIHNHFNIKFKIPFVDQASIDNVLTTIVALLHFGFSEGRINQKIGQLQPLKMRLELLEGIHENLLISDVYNADLDSVKIALDVLAHQEYPSKSLILTQFNSFDEGIFSIIKKLNLKHLILIGNFNKQTSLAQTTFYYKNIEDFLENTDLSIFKNEAILFKGSRRFGLEKVVQKMIKKTHETIFEINLENLIHNLNYFKTKLKPTTKMMVMVKASSYGSGVYEIANLLKFHQVDYLGVAYPDEGITLRNLGIQMPIMVMNADTSSHISIIENRLEPEIFSFRVLESFIEKLKQTNQKNYPIHLKLDTGMHRLGFEESDMKQLQSFLKEHTEWLHIQSIFSHLATADVPQEKDFTLGQVQQFQTLYEKLTSTLGYQPIQHILNSSGISHFSEYQFDMVRLGIGIYGYNFDPKIQQYLKNVGTLKSTISQIKTLKKGETVGYSRRFKAEKETLIATIPIGYADGISRFQGNQVGYVWIHNQKAPIVGNVCMDMIMVDISTISCQEGDTVILLGEHPSLEEVAQWQQTIPYEVLTSISPRVKRVYYKE
- the tdk|TK gene encoding thymidine kinase (Belongs to the thymidine kinase family.; KEGG: gfo:GFO_3354 thymidine kinase), which codes for MFLENTINHTKQSGWIEVICGSMFSGKTEELIRRLKRAQIAKQKVEIFKPSVDIRYDEEKVVSHDSNEISSTPVESSANILLLASDAEVVGIDEAQFFDEGIVEICNQLANSGKRVIVAGLDMDFRGKPFGPMPYLMATAEYVTKVHAVCSKTGNLAHYSHRIAEGDQVVMLGEKQEYEPLSRAAYWNEIKKEQS
- a CDS encoding 16S rRNA (cytidine(1402)-2'-O)-methyltransferase (Catalyzes the 2'-O-methylation of the ribose of cytidine 1402 (C1402) in 16S rRNA; Belongs to the methyltransferase superfamily. RsmI family.; KEGG: ban:BA_0033 16S rRNA (cytidine1402-2'-O)-methyltransferase), giving the protein MKSILYIIPTPIGNLEDMTFRGIRLLKEVDLILAEDTRTSGKLLKHFEITTPMKSYHMHNEHKIVEGLIEELKLDQKFALITDAGTPAISDPGYLLVKACIENNIKVECLPGATAFVPALVSSGLPANEFVFLGFLPVKKGRQKKLLELKEETKTMIFYESPHKLRKTLHDFSTHLGKDRWVSVSRELSKLYEEHVRGTLEVVMEHFEEKNPKGEFVIIVHGNKSKK